The following proteins are co-located in the Leptospira weilii genome:
- a CDS encoding TIGR02206 family membrane protein produces MEQRFQIGSGLHYLLLFLTGFTTFVLLWIGRKDKVGNISKRIGFVTAWILILNYLVYIIYRIDSGHWEIRYDLPMEFCNWAMVVTAIALFTHNRTFAELSYFWVMSGSINGVISPDLQVTFPHIYFFIFFIAHSGLVIASLYLVFGLKLEPRPWAILRAFLYSQIFFVTAFVVDYALDGNYGYMMAKPSAGSALDFLSEWPYYLIQMQIIGVGFFFLLYLPFYWTNRKERLLAV; encoded by the coding sequence ATGGAACAACGATTTCAAATAGGATCCGGTCTTCACTATCTGCTTTTGTTTTTAACCGGGTTTACGACCTTCGTTCTCCTTTGGATCGGAAGAAAGGATAAGGTAGGAAACATTTCCAAAAGAATCGGCTTTGTTACGGCTTGGATTCTTATTTTAAATTACCTCGTTTACATTATTTATAGAATCGATTCGGGACATTGGGAGATTCGCTATGATCTTCCGATGGAATTTTGCAACTGGGCGATGGTCGTAACTGCGATTGCGTTGTTCACTCACAACAGAACGTTCGCGGAGCTTTCTTATTTTTGGGTGATGAGCGGTTCGATCAACGGCGTGATTAGTCCCGATCTTCAGGTAACGTTTCCGCATATCTATTTCTTTATATTCTTTATCGCGCATTCGGGTCTTGTGATCGCTTCCTTGTATCTCGTATTCGGTTTAAAATTGGAACCGCGTCCTTGGGCGATTTTACGAGCGTTTTTATATTCTCAGATTTTCTTTGTGACCGCTTTCGTAGTCGATTACGCTTTGGACGGAAACTACGGCTATATGATGGCAAAACCTTCCGCCGGTTCCGCGTTGGATTTTCTAAGCGAATGGCCTTACTATCTGATTCAGATGCAGATCATCGGAGTCGGCTTTTTCTTTCTTCTTTATCTGCCGTTTTATTGGACGAATCGGAAAGAACGTCTGCTCGCGGTTTAG